The following coding sequences lie in one Arachis hypogaea cultivar Tifrunner chromosome 9, arahy.Tifrunner.gnm2.J5K5, whole genome shotgun sequence genomic window:
- the LOC140175111 gene encoding uncharacterized protein: MYMCLDAVKKGFLAGYRPIIGVDGCHLKGDHGQQLLVAVGKDPNDNYFLIAVAAVEAETKDSWGWFLEMLLNDIGESRKCYINLLHGYIVFCTETINQGLMQIFQEALPTLEYRFCLRHLYANCKKAYGGGTVLRDLILSIAKATYVEEWERRMNQLKEINRDCYDKLFALDPKLWTKSHFTFLTKSDMLMNNISEAFNGRILEARHKPILTMFEWIRCYLMTRFAEKKKKEERYEGSVLPKPKKRLDIITVRAM, encoded by the exons ATGTACATGTGCCTTGATGCAGTCAAGAAAGGCTTCTTGGCGGGGTATAGACCTATTATTGGCGTGGATGGATGTCACTTGAAGGGCGACCATGGACAGCAGCTGCTAGTTGCTGTTGGCAAAGATCCAAATGACAATTACTTTCTCATTGCCGTAGCTGCAGTAGAGGCAGAGACTAAGGACAGTTGGGGGTGGTTCTTGGAGATGCTGTTAAATGACATTGGAGAATCAAGAAA ATGCTATATTAATCTGTTACATGGGTATATTGTCTTCTGCACTGAAACAATAAATCAGGGGCTGATGCAAATCTTTCAAGAGGCATTGCCAACATTGGAGTATAGGTTTTGTTTGAGGCATTTATATGCCAACTGTAAAAAAGCATATGGGGGTGGTACTGTACTAAGGGACCTCATTCTGTCTATTGCCAAAGCTACCTATGTGGAAGAGTGGGAAAGAAGGATGAATCAACTAAAGGAGATCAACAGAGACTGTTATGACAAGTTGTTTGCTTTGGATCCAAAATTGTGGACAAAGAGTCACTTCACATTTCTGACCAAGAGTGACATGCTGATGAACAACATCTCGGAGGCATTCAATGGAAGAATCCTAGAGGCAAGACACAAGCCAATTCTGACTATGTTTGAATGGATTAGGTGCTACTTGATGACAAGGtttgcagagaaaaagaagaaggaagagaggtATGAGGGTTCTGTTTTGCCAAAACCCAAGAAACGGCTAGATATCATCACGGTTAGAGCTATGTAG
- the LOC112710885 gene encoding uncharacterized protein, with product MASPFGWYGPLIDLREASSHIADFVQLLVFVHRSFPVHYKSSKSGDLIRTDIQVGDDTMPYFGVALWQNQMASKIAAGDLVLLQNMKIVKYGDVVEARTVQWSSLLCLVHPYESLISKGVEELMTGCRVGATAKDKLRSVVMWVQQYRSTICNIKLWSDQVLASPSKQLYLFKNWEVLQEKLPQNCSSLMEVSQLKTCCKVRVCASTAEIIPLVTPRSLGNTKKDNIFISERLCKTKDKSLVDDLLCIGCRLCGLPLNSEFEKNATSLICSKSSSCLHTVALIYRPFMLYVWDESDYMPVLVRNKAAEILFGNIKAEKVYLSYREQMLKNVAGPQNKFKDAAARLAGNMRISGEGHSTTNVSDASERLPLEEKHLPVKIFNIYDVWLIILKLLLRQGNNSPLKFEILVDPRLNVDNGRFEMIFASMPCFGPK from the exons ATGGCATCACCCTTTGGATGGTACGGTCCTCTCATAGACCTCCGCGAAGCCTCTTCTCACATCGCCGATTTCGTTCAGCTTCTTGTTTTCGTTCACCGCTCCTTCCCCGTACACTACAAATCCTCCAAATCCGGCGACCTTATACGAACCGACATTCAAGTCGGCGACGATACGATGCCGTATTTCGGAGTCGCTCTCTGGCAGAACCAAATGGCTTCCAAGATCGCCGCTGGAGATCTTGTTTTGCTACAGA ATATGAAGATTGTAAAATATGGCGATGTTGTTGAGGCCAGAACCGTTCAGTGGTCTTCGCTGCTGTGCTTGGTTCACCCTTATGAATCACTTATTTCCAAGG GTGTAGAAGAGTTGATGACAGGTTGCCGTGTTGGGGCAACAGCAAAAGATAAGCTCAGGAGTGTCGTTATGTGGGTGCAGCAGTATCGATCGACTATCTGTAACATCAAGCTGTGGTCCGATCAAGTACTTGCGTCGCCCTCAAAG CAATTATATCTGTTTAAAAATTGGGAAGTGCTTCAGGAGAAACTGCCTCAGAATTGCTCTTCACTTATGGAAGTCTCTCAGCTGAAAACATGCTGCAAAGTAAGAGTCTGTGCATCTACTGCTGAAATTATTCCACTAGTGACACCAAGGAGTCTTGGTAATACCAAGAAAGATAATATTTTCATTAGCGAGAGACTTTGCAAAACTAAGGATAAAAGCTTAGTAGATGATCTCTTATGCATTGGCTGCCGGCTATGTGGTTTACCCTTAAATTCCGA ATTTGAGAAAAATGCTACTTCACTAATCTGTTCAAAAAGTTCAAGCTGCCTTCATACAGTGGCCTTGATATATAGACCTTTCATG CTATATGTGTGGGATGAATCAGATTACATGCCAGTTCTTGTTAGGAACAAAGCTGCAGAGATCTTGTTTGGGAACATCAAGGCTGAAAAGGTGTATCTGAGTTATAGAGAACAAATGCTCAAAAATGTTGCTGGTCCTCAGAATAAATTCAAGGATGCTGCTGCAAGACTTGCTGGTAACATGAGAATTTCTGGGGAAGGACACTCGACCACTAATGTGTCTGATGCGAGTGAAAGGTTGCCATTGGAGGAAAAGCATCTTCCTGTTAAAATATTCAACATTTATGACGTCTGGTTAATCATTCTTAAACTGTTGTTGCGTCAAGGAAATAACAGTCCTCTAAAATTTGAGATCCTTGTTGACCCCCGCTTAAACGTTGATAATGGGAGATTTGAAATGATTTTTGCATCAATGCCATGTTTTGGACCCAAGTGA